A stretch of the Ensifer sp. PDNC004 genome encodes the following:
- a CDS encoding YigZ family protein has translation MFTLKRIETANQDVKKSRFLAFAAPIADEQAAKDFLASHSDSTANHNCWAWRIGQAYRFGDDGEPSGTAGKPILAAIDGQELDRVAVVVTRWFGGILLGSGGLVRAYGGTAALCLRAAEKIEMIETVRATVAVDFSDMALIKARLLARDVTIVNESFTDKGPVLSVDLRKDEAEAILGMVVDLSRGKAVVSLDD, from the coding sequence ATGTTCACCCTCAAGCGCATTGAAACGGCAAACCAGGACGTCAAGAAGAGCCGCTTTCTGGCCTTTGCCGCGCCCATCGCCGACGAACAGGCTGCGAAAGACTTCCTCGCCTCCCATTCCGATTCCACGGCCAACCACAATTGCTGGGCTTGGCGCATCGGCCAGGCCTATCGCTTCGGCGACGACGGCGAGCCGAGCGGCACGGCCGGGAAGCCCATTCTCGCGGCCATAGACGGCCAGGAGCTCGACCGCGTCGCCGTCGTGGTGACCCGTTGGTTCGGCGGCATTCTGCTGGGCAGCGGCGGCCTGGTGCGCGCCTATGGCGGCACAGCGGCGCTCTGCCTTCGCGCCGCGGAAAAGATCGAGATGATCGAAACCGTGCGCGCAACTGTCGCCGTCGACTTTTCCGACATGGCGCTGATCAAGGCGCGGCTTCTTGCCCGCGACGTCACCATCGTCAACGAGAGCTTCACGGACAAAGGCCCGGTTCTGAGCGTAGACCTGCGCAAGGATGAGGCGGAGGCGATCCTCGGCATGGTCGTCGATCTCAGCCGCGGCAAGGCAGTGGTATCGCTCGACGACTAA
- a CDS encoding DUF1810 domain-containing protein has translation MTDPFDLQRFVDAQDRAYAAVLDELGHGHKRTHWMWFVFPQLAGLGHSPMAQRYAISGLDEASAYLAHPVLGPRLRECTERANVVTGSSAHDIFSSPDDIKFRSSMTLFAEVEKDGGPFGVALERYFAGEKDRRTMEILAQRR, from the coding sequence ATGACCGACCCCTTCGACCTGCAACGGTTTGTCGACGCTCAGGACCGCGCCTATGCCGCGGTCCTCGATGAACTCGGGCATGGCCACAAGCGAACCCACTGGATGTGGTTTGTCTTCCCGCAGCTTGCCGGCCTTGGCCATTCGCCGATGGCACAGCGCTATGCGATCTCCGGGCTCGACGAAGCGTCGGCCTATCTCGCCCACCCGGTGCTCGGCCCGAGGCTGCGTGAATGCACCGAGCGCGCCAATGTGGTTACGGGCAGCTCGGCCCACGACATTTTCTCAAGCCCCGATGACATAAAGTTCCGGTCATCGATGACCCTGTTTGCCGAGGTCGAGAAAGACGGGGGGCCGTTCGGAGTGGCGCTTGAGCGCTATTTCGCGGGAGAGAAGGATCGGCGCACTATGGAAATCCTGGCGCAGCGGCGTTGA
- a CDS encoding proline racemase family protein, translated as MRWKRTIQLLDVHCEGEIGKVAIGGVPKIPGNSIAEQLNHINTVDDSLRRFLCLEPRSGSIGSVNLLVPPKRPEADAGFIILQADQAHAMSGSNSICVTTALLESGIIEMKEPETVVMLDTASGLVKATATCRDGRCEKVKLTMVPSFVHELDVEVDTPKWGKIKLDLCYGGIFYALVDVGQIGTTIDKANAREIVEAGMILKDIVNRTIPVVHPEIPEIKGVAYVMFRDVEADGTIRTCTTMWPGRVDRSPCGTGSSANLATLHARGKVKVGDVLKSRSIIGSEFEVGLEGVTTVAGREAIIPTIAGRGWTFGLHQVALDPFDPLAEGFALTDTWGPQAGEIR; from the coding sequence ATGCGGTGGAAGCGCACGATCCAGTTGCTGGACGTTCATTGCGAGGGCGAAATCGGCAAGGTCGCGATCGGCGGCGTGCCGAAGATCCCGGGCAACTCGATCGCCGAGCAGCTCAACCACATCAATACGGTCGACGACAGCCTGCGCCGGTTCCTGTGCCTGGAGCCGCGTTCCGGCTCGATCGGCTCGGTCAACTTGCTGGTGCCGCCGAAGCGGCCGGAAGCCGACGCCGGCTTCATCATCCTGCAAGCCGACCAGGCGCACGCCATGTCCGGCTCGAACTCGATCTGCGTCACGACCGCGCTCTTGGAATCCGGCATCATCGAGATGAAGGAACCCGAGACCGTCGTCATGCTCGACACCGCCTCCGGCCTCGTCAAGGCAACCGCCACCTGCCGCGATGGGCGCTGTGAGAAGGTGAAGCTGACCATGGTGCCGTCCTTCGTGCATGAGCTCGACGTCGAGGTCGATACGCCGAAGTGGGGCAAGATCAAGCTCGACCTCTGCTATGGCGGCATCTTCTACGCCCTGGTCGATGTCGGCCAGATCGGCACGACGATCGACAAGGCGAACGCCCGCGAGATCGTCGAAGCCGGTATGATCCTCAAAGACATCGTCAACCGCACCATCCCGGTCGTCCATCCGGAAATCCCTGAGATCAAGGGCGTCGCCTACGTCATGTTCCGCGATGTCGAGGCCGACGGCACGATCCGCACCTGCACCACCATGTGGCCGGGTCGCGTCGACCGTTCGCCCTGCGGCACGGGCAGCTCGGCCAACCTCGCGACGCTGCATGCGCGCGGCAAGGTCAAGGTCGGCGATGTCCTGAAGTCACGCTCGATCATCGGTTCGGAGTTCGAAGTCGGCCTCGAAGGTGTGACGACGGTTGCCGGCCGCGAGGCGATCATCCCGACGATCGCCGGCCGAGGCTGGACCTTCGGCCTGCACCAGGTGGCGCTCGATCCGTTCGATCCGCTGGCCGAAGGCTTCGCGCTGACCGATACCTGGGGGCCGCAGGCAGGCGAAATCCGCTAG
- a CDS encoding aldo/keto reductase gives MQTRVLGKTGATISEIGFGAWQIGGSWGDVSEADGKRALNAALDAGVTFVDTADVYGDGRSEKIIAAVLKERGGDRPFVATKAGRRLSPHVTEGYTGENIEAFIDRSLTNLGVETLDLVQLHCPPTEVYYRPELFGALDRLVAKGKIRHYGVSVEKVEEALKAIEYPGVATVQIIYNIFRQRPHELFFAEAQKKNVGVIVRVPLASGLLSGKINRETAFAADDHRNFNRHGEAFDVGETFAGVPFEAALEAVEQLRPLTPQGVPMAQFALRWILEQQAVSVVIPGARNEAQAQSNAAASELAAIDDDTKAAIAAVYERLVKVHVHHRW, from the coding sequence ATGCAGACGAGAGTTCTTGGCAAGACCGGCGCAACCATATCCGAGATCGGCTTCGGCGCCTGGCAAATTGGCGGCTCCTGGGGAGATGTCAGCGAGGCGGACGGCAAGCGGGCGCTCAATGCGGCGCTCGATGCTGGCGTCACCTTTGTCGATACGGCCGACGTTTATGGCGACGGCCGCTCCGAAAAGATCATTGCAGCGGTGTTGAAGGAACGCGGTGGCGACAGGCCCTTCGTCGCGACCAAGGCCGGCCGCCGGCTGAGCCCGCATGTGACCGAAGGCTATACGGGCGAAAACATCGAGGCCTTCATCGATCGCAGCCTTACCAATCTCGGCGTCGAGACGCTCGACCTGGTACAGCTCCATTGCCCGCCGACCGAAGTCTATTATCGGCCGGAGCTGTTCGGCGCGCTCGACCGGCTCGTAGCCAAGGGCAAGATCCGCCACTACGGCGTCTCGGTCGAAAAGGTCGAGGAAGCGCTGAAGGCGATCGAATATCCCGGCGTTGCGACCGTGCAGATCATCTACAACATCTTCCGCCAGCGCCCGCACGAGCTGTTCTTCGCGGAAGCGCAGAAAAAGAACGTTGGCGTCATCGTGCGCGTGCCGCTCGCCTCCGGTCTGCTTTCGGGCAAGATCAACCGCGAAACCGCCTTTGCCGCAGACGACCACCGCAACTTCAACCGCCATGGCGAAGCCTTCGATGTCGGCGAGACCTTTGCCGGCGTGCCGTTCGAAGCGGCGCTGGAAGCCGTCGAGCAGCTTCGCCCGCTCACGCCTCAGGGCGTGCCTATGGCGCAGTTTGCGCTACGCTGGATCCTCGAGCAGCAGGCGGTCTCCGTGGTGATCCCGGGCGCCCGCAACGAGGCGCAGGCGCAATCCAACGCGGCCGCCAGCGAGCTTGCCGCCATCGACGACGACACGAAGGCAGCGATTGCAGCGGTTTACGAGCGGCTGGTGAAGGTTCATGTTCATCACCGCTGGTAA
- a CDS encoding YkgJ family cysteine cluster protein, with protein MTKPVSLDESFDCQSCGACCAYSADWPRFSLETDEELDLIPAEYVSADLGGMRCEDDRCLALSGKLGDHVGCKIYAIRPIVCRTCMPGDDECLMAREKHFGKAA; from the coding sequence ATGACCAAACCCGTATCCCTCGACGAAAGCTTCGATTGCCAGAGTTGCGGCGCCTGCTGCGCCTATTCGGCCGACTGGCCGCGTTTCTCGCTGGAGACGGACGAGGAGCTCGACCTGATCCCAGCGGAATATGTGTCCGCCGACCTCGGCGGCATGCGCTGCGAGGACGATCGCTGCTTGGCGCTCAGCGGCAAGCTCGGCGACCATGTCGGCTGCAAGATCTACGCGATCCGGCCGATCGTCTGTCGCACCTGCATGCCCGGCGACGACGAGTGCCTGATGGCCCGCGAGAAGCACTTCGGCAAGGCCGCATAA
- a CDS encoding MerR family DNA-binding transcriptional regulator: protein MPELTRRLKPHRSERAGVSQRTIHYYERLGLVKPAEREGAGYRYYDETAAKRLERSRR, encoded by the coding sequence TTGCCGGAACTGACCCGGCGCCTGAAGCCCCACCGGTCGGAACGGGCCGGCGTCAGCCAGCGCACGATCCATTATTACGAGCGGCTGGGCCTGGTGAAGCCGGCCGAGCGCGAAGGGGCCGGCTACCGCTACTATGACGAAACCGCCGCGAAACGGCTGGAAAGATCGCGGCGCTGA
- a CDS encoding tetratricopeptide repeat protein has translation MAWFERASLAGDDVAAFNLAVILDEGKLVAEDNAKAAKFYRLAADRGNVDAMVNLGLMLENGEGINKDIPAAREIFRKAANEGDAFAGQKLAELSVRDGFETAMLPKASRVK, from the coding sequence ATCGCATGGTTCGAGCGGGCATCGCTCGCTGGCGACGACGTCGCCGCCTTCAATCTCGCGGTCATCCTGGATGAAGGAAAGCTGGTCGCCGAGGACAACGCGAAGGCCGCGAAGTTCTACCGGCTGGCCGCAGACCGCGGCAATGTCGATGCCATGGTCAATCTCGGCTTGATGCTCGAGAACGGCGAAGGCATCAACAAGGACATCCCCGCGGCACGGGAAATCTTCCGCAAGGCGGCCAATGAAGGCGATGCGTTTGCCGGCCAGAAGCTCGCCGAACTCAGCGTCAGGGACGGATTTGAGACAGCCATGCTGCCCAAGGCCAGCCGCGTCAAGTAA
- a CDS encoding FecR domain-containing protein, producing MRKLLVSRRVVVGGLLLTAVGRGAAPAWADSALGEATEIRGDVRLRQAKKDKPLAVGGQLFENDRVHTNAESFATLNLGTDTRVLLGAETELLVDSFIAGQGGTLELGTGRMVFDRPEGLPKVDVAVRTAFGMIGVRGTKFFCGPSRAAFAVFVEHGSVSVARGGVTKIVAAGQGVEFHHRGDAPSEPVNWGEARIKEAYASVGLTR from the coding sequence ATGCGCAAGTTGCTGGTGAGCCGGCGCGTCGTCGTCGGCGGCCTGTTGCTGACGGCAGTCGGCCGCGGTGCTGCGCCCGCCTGGGCAGACTCGGCCCTTGGCGAAGCAACGGAGATCCGCGGCGATGTCCGGCTAAGGCAGGCGAAAAAGGACAAGCCGCTCGCCGTCGGCGGCCAGCTTTTCGAGAACGACCGCGTGCACACGAACGCCGAGAGTTTTGCAACCTTGAACCTCGGCACGGATACGCGCGTGCTTCTGGGCGCCGAAACCGAACTGCTCGTCGACAGTTTCATTGCCGGGCAGGGCGGCACGCTCGAGCTTGGAACGGGTCGCATGGTCTTCGACCGGCCTGAGGGGCTGCCGAAGGTCGACGTGGCTGTGCGCACCGCCTTCGGCATGATCGGCGTGCGCGGCACCAAATTCTTCTGTGGTCCGAGCCGGGCAGCCTTTGCCGTCTTCGTCGAACATGGAAGCGTTTCGGTCGCGCGCGGCGGCGTCACCAAGATCGTCGCTGCCGGGCAGGGGGTGGAGTTTCATCATCGCGGCGACGCCCCGAGCGAGCCCGTCAACTGGGGCGAGGCGCGCATCAAGGAAGCCTATGCGAGTGTCGGCTTGACGCGTTGA
- the putA gene encoding trifunctional transcriptional regulator/proline dehydrogenase/L-glutamate gamma-semialdehyde dehydrogenase, with protein sequence MSQTPLHKTTAETGAPQAPFAEFAPPVRPQSTLRQAITAAYRRPETEALPALVEAATLDAATRSAAAKTARKLIEALRAKHKGSGVEGLVQEYSLSSQEGVALMCLAEALLRIPDTATRDALIRDKIADGDWKSHIGGGRSLFVNAATWGLVVTGKLTSTVNDRSLSAALTRLIARCGEPVIRRGVDMAMRMMGEQFVTGETIDEALRRSRALEQKGFRYSYDMLGEAATTAADAERYYRDYEQAIHAIGKASAGRGIYEGPGISIKLSALHPRYARSQASRVMEELLPKVKALAVIAKKYDIGLNIDAEEADRLELSLDLLEELCLDKDLAGWAGMGFVVQAYGKRCPYVLDFIIDLARRAERRVMVRLVKGAYWDAEIKRAQLDGLEDFPVYTRKIYTDVSYIACAKKLLAATDVIFPQFATHNAQSLATIYEMAGKDFKVGKYEFQCLHGMGEPLYDEVVGKGNLDRPCRIYAPVGTHETLLAYLVRRLLENGANSSFVNRIADPKVSVDELIADPVEIVRAMPVVGAPHDQIALPDNLFGDTRRNSAGLDLSNEAGLTSLTAALQASAMIDWKAVPLLATGPASGETRAVVNPGDHRDVVGSVTEASEADARQAASLAAKAAASWAAVSPAERAACLMRAADLMQARMPTLLGLISREAGKSLPNAIAEVREAIDFLRYYAEQTRRTLGPAHKALGPIVCISPWNFPLAIFAGQIAAALVAGNPVLAKPAEETPLIAAEGVRILHEAGIPADALQLLPGDGRIGAALVAAPEIAGVMFTGSTEVARLIQAQLADRLSPAGRPIPLIAETGGQNAMIVDSSALAEQVVGDVIASAFDSAGQRCSALRVLCLQEDVADRTLSMLKGALHELKIGRTDRLSVDVGPVITAEAKGIIEKHIETMRGLGRKVEQIGPASGTEQGTFVPPTIIELDKLSDLKREVFGPVLHVIRYRRDDLDRLIDDINATGYGLTFGLHTRLDETIAHVTSRVKAGNLYVNRNVIGAVVGVQPFGGRGLSGTGPKAGGPLYLGRLVATAPVPPQHSSVHTDPALLDFAKWLDGKGAKAEAETARTAGSNSALGLASELPGPVGERNLYALHPRGRVLLVPATETGLYRQLGAALATGNTVVVDAASGLQASLKDLPASVSARLSWSKDWAADGPFAGALVEGDGPRVREVSKAIAGLPGPLVLVQAASTEEIGKNPDAYCLNWLLEEVSTSINTAAAGGNASLMAIG encoded by the coding sequence ATGAGCCAGACACCGCTTCACAAGACCACTGCAGAGACCGGCGCGCCTCAGGCTCCCTTTGCCGAGTTCGCCCCACCGGTTCGACCGCAGAGCACGCTGCGCCAGGCGATCACCGCCGCCTACCGCCGGCCGGAAACGGAAGCACTGCCGGCACTGGTCGAAGCTGCAACGCTCGACGCGGCCACCCGTTCCGCCGCCGCCAAGACCGCCCGCAAGCTGATCGAGGCGCTGCGCGCCAAGCACAAGGGCTCGGGCGTCGAAGGACTGGTGCAGGAATATTCGCTGTCGAGCCAGGAAGGCGTGGCGCTGATGTGCCTGGCCGAAGCGCTGCTGCGCATCCCGGACACGGCAACCCGTGACGCGCTGATCCGCGACAAGATCGCCGACGGCGACTGGAAGTCGCATATCGGCGGCGGCCGCTCGCTGTTCGTCAACGCCGCCACCTGGGGTCTCGTCGTTACCGGCAAGCTGACCTCGACCGTCAACGACCGCAGCCTTTCCGCCGCCCTCACCCGCCTGATCGCCCGTTGCGGCGAGCCGGTCATCCGCCGCGGCGTCGACATGGCGATGCGCATGATGGGCGAACAGTTCGTCACCGGCGAGACCATCGACGAGGCGCTGCGCCGGTCGCGCGCGCTCGAACAGAAGGGCTTCCGCTACTCCTACGACATGCTCGGCGAAGCGGCGACCACGGCTGCCGATGCAGAGCGCTACTATCGCGACTACGAGCAGGCGATCCACGCCATCGGCAAGGCATCGGCCGGCCGCGGCATCTATGAAGGCCCGGGCATCTCGATCAAGCTTTCGGCCCTTCACCCGCGCTATGCCCGTTCGCAGGCCTCGCGCGTCATGGAAGAGCTGCTGCCGAAGGTGAAGGCGCTTGCCGTCATCGCCAAGAAGTATGACATCGGCCTCAACATCGACGCGGAGGAAGCCGACCGTCTCGAACTTTCGCTCGACCTGCTCGAAGAGCTGTGCCTCGACAAGGACCTCGCCGGCTGGGCCGGCATGGGCTTTGTCGTCCAGGCCTACGGCAAGCGCTGCCCCTACGTGCTCGACTTCATCATCGACCTTGCCCGCCGCGCCGAGCGCCGCGTCATGGTCCGCCTCGTCAAGGGCGCCTATTGGGATGCCGAGATCAAGCGCGCCCAGCTCGACGGCCTGGAAGATTTCCCGGTCTACACGCGCAAGATCTACACCGACGTTTCCTACATCGCCTGCGCCAAGAAGCTGCTGGCCGCGACCGACGTGATCTTCCCGCAGTTTGCCACTCACAACGCCCAGTCGCTCGCGACCATCTACGAAATGGCCGGCAAGGACTTCAAGGTCGGCAAGTACGAGTTCCAGTGCCTGCACGGCATGGGCGAGCCGCTCTATGACGAAGTCGTCGGCAAGGGCAATCTCGACCGTCCCTGCCGCATCTATGCGCCTGTCGGTACGCACGAGACCCTGCTTGCCTATCTCGTTCGTCGCCTGCTCGAAAACGGTGCGAACTCCTCCTTCGTCAACCGCATCGCCGACCCGAAGGTGTCGGTCGACGAACTGATCGCCGATCCGGTCGAGATCGTCCGCGCCATGCCGGTCGTCGGCGCGCCGCACGACCAGATCGCGCTGCCCGACAACCTCTTCGGTGACACGCGCCGCAATTCCGCCGGCCTCGACCTTTCGAACGAAGCGGGCCTGACCTCGCTGACCGCAGCGCTGCAGGCAAGCGCGATGATCGACTGGAAGGCCGTGCCGCTGCTGGCAACCGGCCCCGCCTCCGGCGAAACCCGCGCCGTCGTCAACCCCGGCGATCACCGTGACGTGGTCGGCTCGGTCACCGAGGCTTCGGAAGCCGACGCCCGCCAGGCAGCGAGCCTTGCCGCCAAGGCAGCCGCAAGCTGGGCTGCCGTTTCGCCGGCCGAGCGCGCCGCCTGCCTCATGCGCGCTGCCGACCTGATGCAGGCGCGCATGCCGACCCTGCTCGGCCTGATCTCGCGCGAAGCCGGCAAGTCGCTGCCGAACGCAATCGCCGAAGTGCGCGAGGCGATCGACTTCCTGCGCTATTACGCCGAACAGACGCGCCGCACGCTCGGCCCGGCCCACAAGGCGCTTGGTCCGATCGTCTGCATCAGCCCGTGGAACTTCCCGCTGGCGATCTTCGCCGGCCAGATTGCCGCAGCGCTGGTTGCCGGCAACCCGGTGCTGGCAAAGCCTGCCGAGGAAACGCCGCTGATCGCCGCCGAAGGCGTGCGCATCCTGCACGAGGCCGGCATCCCGGCCGACGCGCTGCAACTGCTGCCCGGTGACGGCCGCATCGGCGCGGCCCTAGTTGCCGCCCCCGAGATCGCCGGCGTGATGTTCACCGGCTCGACCGAAGTCGCCCGCCTGATCCAGGCGCAGCTTGCCGACCGGCTGTCGCCGGCCGGCCGGCCGATCCCGCTGATTGCCGAGACCGGCGGCCAGAACGCCATGATCGTCGACAGCTCGGCGCTTGCCGAACAGGTCGTCGGCGACGTCATCGCCTCGGCCTTCGACAGCGCCGGCCAGCGCTGCTCGGCGCTGCGCGTTCTCTGCCTGCAGGAAGACGTGGCCGACCGCACGCTTTCGATGCTGAAGGGCGCGCTGCACGAGCTGAAGATCGGCCGCACCGACCGGCTCTCGGTCGACGTCGGCCCCGTCATCACCGCGGAAGCCAAGGGCATCATCGAAAAGCACATCGAGACGATGCGCGGCCTCGGCCGCAAGGTCGAACAGATCGGCCCTGCCTCCGGCACCGAACAGGGCACCTTCGTGCCGCCGACGATCATCGAGCTCGACAAGCTCTCGGACCTCAAGCGCGAAGTCTTCGGTCCGGTGCTGCATGTCATTCGCTACCGCCGCGACGATCTCGACCGGCTGATCGACGACATCAACGCCACCGGCTACGGCCTGACCTTCGGCCTGCACACGCGCCTCGACGAGACCATCGCTCACGTCACCTCGCGGGTGAAGGCGGGCAACCTCTACGTCAACCGCAACGTCATCGGCGCCGTCGTCGGCGTTCAGCCGTTCGGCGGGCGCGGACTCTCGGGCACCGGCCCGAAGGCCGGCGGCCCGCTCTATCTCGGCCGCCTCGTCGCCACCGCCCCGGTTCCGCCGCAGCACAGCTCGGTTCACACCGATCCGGCGCTGCTCGACTTTGCCAAGTGGCTCGACGGCAAGGGCGCAAAGGCCGAGGCCGAGACCGCCCGCACGGCCGGCAGCAACTCGGCCCTCGGCCTTGCCTCCGAGCTTCCGGGCCCGGTCGGCGAGCGCAACCTCTATGCGCTGCATCCGCGTGGCCGCGTGCTTCTGGTTCCGGCGACGGAAACCGGTCTCTACCGCCAGCTGGGTGCCGCCCTTGCCACCGGCAACACCGTCGTCGTCGACGCGGCCTCCGGCCTGCAGGCTTCGCTGAAGGATTTGCCGGCAAGCGTCTCCGCACGGCTTTCCTGGTCGAAGGACTGGGCGGCCGACGGTCCGTTCGCGGGCGCGCTCGTCGAAGGTGATGGCCCCCGCGTACGCGAAGTCAGCAAGGCGATTGCCGGCCTTCCCGGCCCGCTCGTTCTCGTCCAGGCGGCTTCGACCGAAGAGATCGGCAAGAACCCCGACGCCTATTGCCTGAACTGGCTGCTCGAGGAGGTCTCGACCTCGATCAACACGGCCGCTGCCGGCGGCAATGCCAGCCTGATGGCGATCGGCTGA
- a CDS encoding phosphodiesterase, whose product MTKLIIFTDLHMVPEGTTIIGLDPYQRLANGIAHVNRYHADADRVVFMGDLTHHADHASYQRLKRLIDQLTPPVAITIGNHDRREVFREVFAAAETDENGFVQQAIDFADCRILLLDTLFAPPYDYPTSHAGVLCAKRLAWLDRQLADAGDRPVLIFMHHPPHRTGFSGMDMIRLANETEFYDLVKLHGNVRHIFAGHVHRTISGSCRGIPFSVFKSPVHQQPMPFDAPDASLSVDEPAAYGIAVVTDDGVLVHTEDYEIARRDAAIA is encoded by the coding sequence ATGACAAAGCTGATCATCTTCACCGACCTGCACATGGTGCCCGAGGGCACGACGATCATCGGCCTCGATCCGTATCAGCGGCTGGCCAACGGCATTGCCCATGTCAACCGCTATCATGCGGATGCGGACCGGGTGGTCTTCATGGGCGATCTCACCCACCATGCAGACCATGCGTCCTACCAGCGCCTGAAGCGGCTGATCGATCAGCTGACGCCGCCGGTCGCCATCACCATCGGCAATCACGACCGGCGCGAGGTGTTCCGCGAGGTCTTTGCCGCTGCAGAGACCGACGAGAACGGCTTCGTGCAGCAGGCTATCGATTTTGCCGACTGCCGTATCCTCCTGCTCGATACGCTGTTTGCCCCGCCCTATGATTATCCGACCAGCCATGCGGGTGTGCTTTGCGCCAAGCGGCTCGCCTGGCTCGACAGGCAACTGGCCGATGCCGGCGACCGGCCGGTGCTCATCTTCATGCACCATCCGCCGCACAGGACGGGCTTTAGCGGCATGGACATGATCCGGCTCGCCAACGAGACGGAGTTCTACGACCTCGTCAAACTGCACGGCAATGTGCGGCACATCTTCGCCGGCCATGTGCACCGGACGATCAGCGGCTCCTGCCGCGGCATTCCGTTCTCGGTCTTCAAGAGCCCCGTACACCAGCAGCCGATGCCCTTCGATGCACCCGACGCCTCGCTGTCGGTCGACGAGCCGGCCGCCTATGGCATCGCCGTCGTGACCGACGATGGCGTGCTGGTGCATACGGAGGACTACGAGATCGCCCGCCGAGATGCCGCCATCGCGTAA